GCCACGGTCACCAGGGCCTCGTCGGTGACCCAGTGCGGGGCGAGCGGATATTCCCCGCACTCCCCCTCCAGGTACGACAGGACCTCCCGGTTGCGCTCGTCCATGCCGAGGGCGCGCGGGGCGCCGGTGAAGCCGACGTACTCCAGGTGGCGCAGGAGGGCGTGCACCGAGGGGGTCCAGGGGCCGGCGTTGCGCCGGACGGTGTCCCCCACCCGGACCACGGTGCTCACGTTCCCGCCGTGCAGCGGGATCTCCTGCGAAGTCACGTACGGTCTCCCGAGGCGCGGCGACAGGTGGCTGGGGTCGCGCCACCCGCCGTAGGCGCGATCGTCGGTCGTCACTCGAGGTTACGCGTCCCGGGCGAGCGGCTCGGTACCGAGCAGCGCGTCGACGAACTGCGCCGGGTCGAACGGGGCCAGGTCGTCCGGGCCCTCGCCGAGGCCGACGAGCTTCACCGGGATGCCGAGCTTGCGCTGCACGGCGATCACGATGCCGCCCTTGGCGGTGCCGTCGAGCTTGGTCAGCACCACGCCGGTCACGTTGACCACCTCGGTGAAGACCCGGGCCTGCTCCAGGCCGTTCTGCCCGGTGGTGGCGTCCAGGATCAGCAGGGTCTCGTCGATCGGGCCGTGCTTCTCCACCACCCGCTTGACCTTGCCCAGCTCGTCCATCAGGCCGACCTTGTTCTGCAACCGGCCGGCGGTGTCGATGAGCACGGTGTCCACGGCGGTGTCGATGCCCCGCTTGACCGCGTCGAAGGCGACGCTGGCCGGGTCGGCGGCCTCGGGCCCGCGGACGGTCTCCGCGCCGACCCGGCTGCCCCAGGTCTCCAGCTGGTCGGCGGCGGCGGCCCGGAAGGTGTCGGCGGCGCCGAGCAGCACGGTGCGGCCGTCGGCGATCAGCACCCGGGCGATCTTGCCGCAGGTGGTGGTCTTGCCGGCGCCGTTGACGCCGACCACCAGCAGGACGGCGGGCGCGCCGGCCTTTCCGGCGGTGTTCAGCGAACGGTCGAGGCTGGGGTCGAGGGCGTTGACCAGCTCGGCGGCGAGCAGGGCGCGCAGCTCGTTGGCCGACTTGGTGCCGAGCACCCGGGTGCGCTCGCGGAGCCGGTCGACGATGTCCCGGGTGGCATCGATGCCGACGTCCGCGGTGATCAGGCTGTCCTCGATCTCCTCCCAGGTGTCCTCGTCGAGGTGGTCGCGGCTGAGCAGACCGAGCAGACCCTTGCCGAAGACGTTCTGCGAGCGGGACAGGCGGGAGCGCAGCCGGACCAGCCGGCCGGCGGTGGGCTCGGGGACCTCGATGGTGGGCGCGGGGGCCTCGACCACCGGTGGCGGCTCGACCAGGATGCCGGTGGAGAGGTCGGACTCCGCCGCTTCGACGGGCGGCCCGGCCAGGTCCTCCTCGGCCCGGGTGTCGACCTCCGTCTCGGGCAGCGGCGGCTCGGGCCGCCGGCGCAGCCGAGGCACCACCAGGCTGAGGCCACCGAGGATCAGCACGCCGAGCAGGGCGAGTGCGACGAGGAGGTATTCCTTCATGCCGAAATCCTGTCAGATGCCGGCGACGGCGTCCCACTCACCGCCTCGGCACCCGGCGGAGCTGCGGGTACGCTCGCCGCTGGAAGGCGTACCGCAACCGCCGGCCGGGTATGAAATGGCCAAATGATCTTCGTCGGAGGTGCGTTGTGCCCAGTCCCCGCCTGCTCATCGGCCCGCTGCTGCGACGGGTCGTCGACACGCGGGCGACGGTCTGGGTCGAGACCAGCGCGCCCGCGGTGGTCACCGTCCGCACGGCCGACGGCGCCACCGGCACCGCGCCGACCTTCTCCGCGTACGACCACCACTACGCGATCGTGATCGTCGAGGGGCTCGCCCCGGACGCCGTCACCAGCTACGAGGTGCTGATCGACGACGAGGTCGCCTGGCCGGTGCCGGAGAGCGGCTTCCCGCCCAGCGTGATCCGGACCAGGGCGGCCGACGACCGGGACCAGCCGGTGACCCTGCTCTTCGGCTCGTGCCGGGAGACCACCCAGCACGCCACCGCGCGCAAGCTCCCCCCGGACGCGCTCGACGCGTACGCCCGGCGGTTGATGGCCGACCCGCAGCCGGCCGCCTGGCCGGACCTGCTGGTGCTGCTCGGCGACCAGGTCTATGCCGACGAGACCTCGCCGACGGTGCGCCGGCTGCTCAAGCGGCGCCGGCGGCGGCCGAAGGACGCCCCGGCCACCCAGGTGGTCAGCTTCGACGAGTACACCAAGCTCTATCTGGAGTCCTGGCGCGATCCGGAGATCCGCTGGCTGCTCTCCACCGTGCCGAGCGTGATGATCTTCGACGACCACGAGGTCATCGACGACTGGAACACCTCCGCCTCCTGGCGGGCGGACATGCGCGAGCAGCCCTGGTGGGCCGAGCGGATCCGCAGCGGGCTGGCCTCCTACTGGGTCTACCAGCACCTGGGCAACCTCAGCCCGGACGAGATCGCCGCCGACCCGCTCTATGCCAAGGTCACCGCCGCGGAGGACGCCACCGGCGTACTGCACGAGTTCGGCGAGCGGGTCGACACCGAGGCCGACGTCGCGCACGACACCGAGCGGTGGCGGGCCGTGCAGTATCAGTGGAGCTACGCGCTCGACCTGGGCCGGACCCGCCTGGTGATGCTGGACAACCGGTCCAGCCGGGTGCTGGTCTCCGGCAGCCGGGCGATGCTGCCGCCCGGCGAGTGGTCCTGGTTCCTGGATCGGGCCCACGGCGTCTACGACCACCTGGTGGTCGGCGCCTCGCTGCCCTGGCTGCTGCCGCCGGGCATCCACCACGTCGAGGCGTGGAACGAGAAGCTCGCGGACTCCCGCCGGCCGTGGGTGGCGAAGGCCGCCGAGCAGATGCGGCGGGCCTGGGACCTGGAGCACTGGGCGTCGTTCAACCGCTCGTTCCACGCGCTCGGTGAGCTCTTCGCCCGGCTGGGCAGCGGCACGCCCGCCTCGCCCGGTGCCCGGGTGGGGGCCGGGCCGGCGTACGCGCCACCGGCGTCGATCAGCGTGCTCTCCGGTGACGTGCACCATTCGTACGTGGCGCGGGCCCGGTTCGCCGACCCGGCCGTCCGGACGCCGGTGCACCAGCTCACCTGCTCCCCGATCCACAACCAGGTGCCGGCGGGGATGCGCCCGCTGATGAAGCTCGGCTGGTCCCCGGGCCCGGCGGCGGCCACCCGGGCGATGGCGCGTTCGGTGGGGGTGCGCCGGCCGGTGGTGCGGTGGAAGAAGCTGGCCGGGCCCTACTTCGGCAACGCGGTGGCCACCCTCACCCACCGGGGCCGGACCGCCGACGTGGTGATCGAGGGGACCACCAGCGACGGCCACCTCCGCCCGGTGGCGCGCCAGCGTCTCGCCGACGACGCCTGAGTACGCTCTCCGCTGTGGACGACGAGCACCTGCCGGAGACCCTGCGCGCGGTCGAGCACGAGCTGACCGCGCTGCTGCGCCGCGGTCGGGCGCTCTCCTGGGAGATCGCCCGGGAGGTGCACCCCAACCTGGAGCCGAACGCGTACGGGCTGCTGCTCTGGCTGCGCCGGTCGGGTTCGATCCGGCTCACCGACCTGGCCACCAAGCTGGGCATCGGCAAGGGGACGCTCAGCCGTCAGATCAACGGCCTGGAGGGGCTGGGCCTGGTCCGGCGGGACCCGGATCCGGCCGACCGGCGGGCGGCTCAGCTCAGCCTGACCGAGGAGGGGACCCGGCGGTTCGACGCGGCTCGGGCCGCCCGGTTGGGGCAGATCCGGCGCACGATGGAGAGCTGGCCGCGGCGGGACGTCGAGGAGTTCGCCCGGCTGATGCACCGGTTCAACGACACCTTCTGACCCGTTCCGGGCGGGAACAGGGCCTGCTGTTCCGTTCCGGGCGGGAATAAGACCTGCGCCACGTCCGGTTGTTGCTTGAGGCAACCAAGCCTTACGGTTGCCTGAGGCAACTCCCTGACCACTTCTGCACCGGAGGCACCACCCGATGACCCAGGCGACAGCGCCCCCACGGACGGCCGCCGTCGAGATGACCCACCGGCAGATCCTGGAGGCCCTCTCCGGACTGCTGCTGGGCATGTTCGTCGCAATCCTCTCCTCCACGGTCGTCTCGAACGCGCTGCCGCGGATCATCACGGAGCTCAAGGGCGGCCAGTCCGCGTACACCTGGGTGGTCACCTCCACCCTGCTGGCGACCACCGCGACCACCCCGATCTGGGGCAAGCTCGCCGACCTCACCAGCAAGAAGATCCTGGTCCAGCTCGCGCTGACGGTCTTCGTGCTCGGCTCGGTGCTCGCCGGCCTCTCCCAGTCCACCGGGCAGCTCATCGCCTGCCGGGTGCTCCAGGGCGTCGGCGCCGGCGGTCTCACCGCCCTCGCCCAGGTGATCATGGCGACGATGATCACGCCGCGCGAGCGGGGCCGCTACAGCGGCTACCTCGGCGCCGTGATGGCCGTCGGCACCATCGGTGGCCCGCTGATCGGTGGCGTCATCGTCGACACCGACTGGCTCGGCTGGCGCTGGTGCTTCTACGTCGGCGTGCCGTTCGCCATCGCCGCCCTGGTCGTGCTCCAGAAGACCCTGCACCTGCCGGTGGTCAAGCGCCCGGCGAAGATCGACTGGTGGGGCGCCACCCTGATCACCGCCGCCGTCTCGCTGCTGCTGATCTGGGTCACCCTGGCCGGCGACAAGTACGACTGGATCTCCTGGCAGACCGCCGTCATGGTGGCCGGCGCCGTGCTGCTCGGCGTGCTCGCCGTACGGGTGGAGAACCGGGCCGCCGAGCCGATGATCCCGCCGCGGCTGTTCCGCAACCGCACCATCACCCTCGCCGTGATCGCCAGCATCGCGGTCGGTGTCGGCATGTTCGGCGCCTCGGTCTTCCTCGGCCAGTACTTCCAGATCAGCCGCGGCGAGAGCCCCACCATGTCCGGCCTGATGACGCTGCCGATGATCGGCGGCCTGCTGGTCGCGTCCACGGTCGTCGGGCGGATCATCACCAACACCGGCCGGTGGAAGCGCTACCTGGTCGTCGGCTCCGCCCTGCTCACCGTCGGCTTCGCGCTGATGGGCACGCTGCGCTCGGACACCCCGTACTGGCAGATGAGCATCTACATGGCGCTGATCGGCACCGGCCTCGGCATGACCATGCAGAACCTGGTGCTCGCCGTGCAGAACACCGTCGGCCCGCACGAACTCGGCGCGGCCAGCTCGGTGGTCGCCTTCTTCCGTACCCTCGGCGGCGCGATCGGCGTCTCCGCGCTCGGCGCGATCCTCGGCCACAAGGTCAAGGGCTACATCGCCGACGGCCTGGCCGGCCTCGGCATCCCGAGCACCGGCTCCGGCAGCGGCGGCGTCCTGCCGAACGTGCACACCCTGCCCGCCCCGATCCGGGCCGTGGTCGAGTCCGCGTACGGGCACGGTGCCGGGGACATCTTCCTGGCCGCCGCCCCGTTCGGGCTGGTCGCCCTGATCGCGGTCTGCTTCATCAAGGAGATCCCGCTGCGCCGGCACAACGGCGACCCGCTCGCCGACCAGGTGGACGAGGAGTCCGGCGTCGCGGCCGGCGCCGGGGCGGCGGTGGTCCGCACCGGCATCCGGGACTGAGGCGGATGAGCACTCCGGTCGACGACCGCGAGGAGTACGGCCCGGAGGCCCGCCCGCTGCCCTACGAACGCGGCACGGACGGGCCCCGGGTGGTGCTCGTCGGGGTGGACGGCACCCGCACCTCCGAGCGGGCCGGCTGGTACGCCGCCGGCCTGGCCCGCCGACAGGGTTCCGCCCTGGTCGTCGTCTTCGTCAGCTCACCCGCCGGCTTCGCCGCCCTGGTGCCCGGGATGGACGCCGGGGCGGTGCAGCGCACCCACGACGAGCTGACCGACGAGCTGCGCCGGGAGTGCCGGCGCGGCGCGGAGGAGTTCGGCGTGCCGGTGACGTTCCTGTGCCGGCGCGGCGACGCGTACGCCGAACTCCGCCGCGCGGCCGACGAGACCCGGGCGGACCTGGTGGTGGTCGGCTCCTCGGAGCAGGCCGGGCACCGCCTGGTCGGCTCGGTCGCCACCCGCCTGGTCCGCACCGGCCGCTGGCCCGTCGTCGTCGTGCCCTGAGCCGCCGAATACCGGTCGCGGATTGTCGGACCGGTCGGCAAGGATGCCCGGATGACCTGGAGAGCACCGGAGATCAACCGGACCAAGGAACAGACCAACGGCGACGAGCGCGCGTCCCTGGAGAGCTGGCTCGACTACCACCGACAGACCCTGCTGCTCAAGTGCGCCGGCCTGACCGCCGAGCAACTGAAGACGCCCAGCGTCGAGCCCTCCGGCCTCACCCTGCTCGGCCTGGTCCGGCACATGGCGGCCGTGGAGCGCTGGTGGTTCCGGATCCGGGCCGCCGGCCAGGACCTCCCGGGCCTCTACGAATCCGACGACGACCCGGACGACGACCTCAACGCCGTCGCCGACGCCGACGCGGAGGCCGACTTCGCCACCTTCACCGCCGAGGTCGAGGCCGCCCGCGAGGCCGCCGCCGGCCTGTCACTGGACGACGCCTTCCGGCGCCCGCGCCGCGACGGCACCGTCGAGACCAGGAACGTCCGCTGGGTCTACCTCCACATGATCGAGGAGTACGCCCGGCACAACGGTCACGCCGACCTGATCCGCGAACGCATCGACGGCGTCACCGGCGACTGACGCCACACCTCCCCCGACCGGCCGAGGCGGTCCGCCGATCGGCCGCGCCACCCGACCGACCGTCCACACCCGACACCGGGCCGGCAACCACCCCCGCGCGGGACGCGTCTGCCAGGTGTGCGGATCGTGGCCGGGTCCGTACCCGCCGTGCGTCCGTCCTCCCGGACGCCGCACGGCGGACAC
This genomic interval from Micromonospora sp. CCTCC AA 2012012 contains the following:
- a CDS encoding DinB family protein, which translates into the protein MTWRAPEINRTKEQTNGDERASLESWLDYHRQTLLLKCAGLTAEQLKTPSVEPSGLTLLGLVRHMAAVERWWFRIRAAGQDLPGLYESDDDPDDDLNAVADADAEADFATFTAEVEAAREAAAGLSLDDAFRRPRRDGTVETRNVRWVYLHMIEEYARHNGHADLIRERIDGVTGD
- the ftsY gene encoding signal recognition particle-docking protein FtsY, producing the protein MKEYLLVALALLGVLILGGLSLVVPRLRRRPEPPLPETEVDTRAEEDLAGPPVEAAESDLSTGILVEPPPVVEAPAPTIEVPEPTAGRLVRLRSRLSRSQNVFGKGLLGLLSRDHLDEDTWEEIEDSLITADVGIDATRDIVDRLRERTRVLGTKSANELRALLAAELVNALDPSLDRSLNTAGKAGAPAVLLVVGVNGAGKTTTCGKIARVLIADGRTVLLGAADTFRAAAADQLETWGSRVGAETVRGPEAADPASVAFDAVKRGIDTAVDTVLIDTAGRLQNKVGLMDELGKVKRVVEKHGPIDETLLILDATTGQNGLEQARVFTEVVNVTGVVLTKLDGTAKGGIVIAVQRKLGIPVKLVGLGEGPDDLAPFDPAQFVDALLGTEPLARDA
- a CDS encoding MarR family winged helix-turn-helix transcriptional regulator, giving the protein MDDEHLPETLRAVEHELTALLRRGRALSWEIAREVHPNLEPNAYGLLLWLRRSGSIRLTDLATKLGIGKGTLSRQINGLEGLGLVRRDPDPADRRAAQLSLTEEGTRRFDAARAARLGQIRRTMESWPRRDVEEFARLMHRFNDTF
- a CDS encoding alkaline phosphatase D family protein, producing MPSPRLLIGPLLRRVVDTRATVWVETSAPAVVTVRTADGATGTAPTFSAYDHHYAIVIVEGLAPDAVTSYEVLIDDEVAWPVPESGFPPSVIRTRAADDRDQPVTLLFGSCRETTQHATARKLPPDALDAYARRLMADPQPAAWPDLLVLLGDQVYADETSPTVRRLLKRRRRRPKDAPATQVVSFDEYTKLYLESWRDPEIRWLLSTVPSVMIFDDHEVIDDWNTSASWRADMREQPWWAERIRSGLASYWVYQHLGNLSPDEIAADPLYAKVTAAEDATGVLHEFGERVDTEADVAHDTERWRAVQYQWSYALDLGRTRLVMLDNRSSRVLVSGSRAMLPPGEWSWFLDRAHGVYDHLVVGASLPWLLPPGIHHVEAWNEKLADSRRPWVAKAAEQMRRAWDLEHWASFNRSFHALGELFARLGSGTPASPGARVGAGPAYAPPASISVLSGDVHHSYVARARFADPAVRTPVHQLTCSPIHNQVPAGMRPLMKLGWSPGPAAATRAMARSVGVRRPVVRWKKLAGPYFGNAVATLTHRGRTADVVIEGTTSDGHLRPVARQRLADDA
- a CDS encoding universal stress protein, producing the protein MSTPVDDREEYGPEARPLPYERGTDGPRVVLVGVDGTRTSERAGWYAAGLARRQGSALVVVFVSSPAGFAALVPGMDAGAVQRTHDELTDELRRECRRGAEEFGVPVTFLCRRGDAYAELRRAADETRADLVVVGSSEQAGHRLVGSVATRLVRTGRWPVVVVP
- a CDS encoding MDR family MFS transporter; amino-acid sequence: MTQATAPPRTAAVEMTHRQILEALSGLLLGMFVAILSSTVVSNALPRIITELKGGQSAYTWVVTSTLLATTATTPIWGKLADLTSKKILVQLALTVFVLGSVLAGLSQSTGQLIACRVLQGVGAGGLTALAQVIMATMITPRERGRYSGYLGAVMAVGTIGGPLIGGVIVDTDWLGWRWCFYVGVPFAIAALVVLQKTLHLPVVKRPAKIDWWGATLITAAVSLLLIWVTLAGDKYDWISWQTAVMVAGAVLLGVLAVRVENRAAEPMIPPRLFRNRTITLAVIASIAVGVGMFGASVFLGQYFQISRGESPTMSGLMTLPMIGGLLVASTVVGRIITNTGRWKRYLVVGSALLTVGFALMGTLRSDTPYWQMSIYMALIGTGLGMTMQNLVLAVQNTVGPHELGAASSVVAFFRTLGGAIGVSALGAILGHKVKGYIADGLAGLGIPSTGSGSGGVLPNVHTLPAPIRAVVESAYGHGAGDIFLAAAPFGLVALIAVCFIKEIPLRRHNGDPLADQVDEESGVAAGAGAAVVRTGIRD